A window from Bacillota bacterium encodes these proteins:
- a CDS encoding ABC transporter ATP-binding protein, with amino-acid sequence MLELTNLDVFYGGIHALRGVNLNVQDGEFVALIGANGAGKTTLLRTVSGLKRPSGGSLKFNGQELSAMPPERVVTLGLSHCPEGRHVWKHMTVRENLMLGAYARRGSREVGKDLQRVYTIFPKLNERQRQAAGTLSGGEQQMLAVGRALMGAPKLLLLDEPSLGLAPVVVQELARVFNRINGEGTTILLVEQNASMALRLAARTYVLETGAIVKEGSSEKLLDDPSIRDAYLGGKSFKAGAPA; translated from the coding sequence ATGCTCGAACTGACCAACCTTGATGTTTTCTACGGCGGGATCCACGCCCTCCGGGGCGTCAACCTGAACGTCCAGGACGGGGAGTTCGTCGCCTTGATCGGCGCCAACGGCGCCGGCAAGACCACTCTCCTGCGGACTGTCTCGGGTCTGAAGCGGCCGTCCGGCGGCTCCCTCAAGTTCAACGGGCAGGAGCTCTCGGCGATGCCCCCCGAGCGGGTCGTGACCCTCGGCCTTTCCCACTGCCCGGAAGGCCGCCACGTCTGGAAGCACATGACCGTCCGCGAGAACCTGATGCTCGGAGCCTACGCCCGGCGAGGGTCGCGGGAGGTGGGGAAGGACCTTCAGCGGGTCTACACCATCTTCCCGAAGCTCAATGAGCGGCAGCGCCAGGCGGCCGGGACCCTGAGCGGCGGCGAACAGCAGATGCTGGCCGTCGGGCGGGCCCTGATGGGTGCCCCCAAGCTGCTCCTCCTGGATGAGCCGTCCCTGGGGCTGGCCCCGGTGGTCGTCCAGGAACTGGCCCGGGTCTTCAACCGGATCAACGGTGAAGGTACGACCATCCTCCTGGTTGAGCAGAACGCCAGCATGGCCTTGCGCCTGGCGGCCAGGACCTACGTCCTGGAGACCGGCGCAATAGTAAAAGAGGGGTCGAGCGAGAAACTGCTCGATGACCCCTCGATCAGAGACGCCTATCTCGGCGGCAAGAGTTTCAAGGCCGGGGCTCCGGCCTGA